A portion of the Micromonospora vinacea genome contains these proteins:
- a CDS encoding glycoside hydrolase family 15 protein → MDSYPAIEDHGLIGDLQTAALVTCDGTVDWFCAPRFDSPSIFAALLDKEKGGYFQIAPHDVRYVTKQLYLPGTPILITRFISADGVAEVMDFMPVTGERATDAHRLVRIVTMVRGSMRFRVECRPRFDYAREEHRLERHHNGYVFRSRSATLTFNPVDPVRRLISEQGDVHLEGGDLVAYGTLNEGDTGGVVLETAGAEPRVIPPEEIQAMFEWTRDYWRRWLERSRYTGRWREMVERSAITLKLMTYAPTGAMIAAPTAALPELVGGTRNWDYRYTWVRDTSFSVHALLGLGFTEEVSRYMNWLDERIREAGDHQDPLKIMYRVDGSSDLHEEVLDHLEGYRGSRPVRIGNGAADQLQLDIHGEALYAMHLADEQGIRVSHQVWKSTVRLVDWLCHNWDQPDAGIWESRHHPRNYTFGRVMSWVALDRAIRLATRTGRPGDMTCWTEQRNRIYNQVMERGYNRGRGTFVQAYDETVLDAALLAMPAVGFVTPSDPLWQSTLQAIERELVSDSLVHRYDPVHSPDGLPGHEGTFNMCTFWYVEALARSGRLDDARLTFEKMFTFSNHLGLYAEEIAATGEQIGNYPQAFSHLSLINSALTLNDLLDTEADARRRR, encoded by the coding sequence GTGGACAGCTATCCGGCGATCGAGGATCACGGCCTCATCGGCGACCTGCAGACCGCCGCGCTGGTCACGTGCGACGGGACTGTCGACTGGTTCTGCGCGCCGCGGTTCGACTCGCCGAGCATCTTCGCCGCGCTGCTGGACAAGGAGAAGGGCGGCTACTTCCAGATCGCTCCGCACGACGTGCGGTACGTGACGAAGCAGCTCTACCTTCCCGGCACCCCCATCCTGATCACCCGGTTCATCAGCGCCGACGGGGTGGCCGAGGTGATGGACTTCATGCCGGTCACCGGCGAGCGGGCCACCGACGCGCACCGGCTGGTCCGCATCGTCACCATGGTCCGAGGCAGCATGCGCTTCCGGGTGGAGTGCCGGCCCCGGTTCGACTACGCCCGCGAAGAGCATCGGCTGGAACGCCACCACAACGGTTACGTCTTCCGCAGCCGGTCGGCGACGCTGACGTTCAACCCGGTCGACCCGGTGCGGCGGTTGATCTCCGAACAGGGTGACGTCCACCTTGAGGGCGGCGACCTGGTCGCGTACGGCACGCTGAACGAGGGCGACACCGGCGGGGTGGTCCTGGAGACCGCCGGTGCGGAGCCGCGCGTCATCCCGCCGGAAGAGATCCAGGCCATGTTCGAGTGGACCCGGGACTACTGGCGGCGCTGGCTTGAACGCTCCCGCTACACCGGTCGCTGGCGGGAGATGGTCGAGCGCTCCGCCATCACGCTGAAACTCATGACGTACGCGCCCACCGGCGCGATGATCGCCGCGCCCACCGCCGCGCTGCCGGAGCTGGTCGGCGGGACGCGCAACTGGGACTACCGCTACACCTGGGTCCGCGACACGTCGTTCTCGGTGCACGCGCTGCTCGGCCTCGGCTTCACCGAGGAGGTCAGCCGGTACATGAACTGGCTGGACGAGCGGATCCGCGAGGCCGGCGACCACCAGGATCCACTCAAGATCATGTACCGGGTGGACGGCTCCTCCGACCTGCACGAGGAGGTGCTGGACCACCTGGAGGGCTATCGCGGCTCCCGGCCGGTGCGGATCGGCAACGGCGCCGCCGACCAACTCCAGCTCGACATCCACGGCGAGGCGCTCTACGCCATGCACCTCGCCGACGAGCAGGGCATCCGCGTCTCGCACCAGGTGTGGAAGAGCACCGTCCGGCTGGTCGACTGGCTCTGCCACAACTGGGACCAGCCCGACGCCGGCATCTGGGAGAGCCGCCACCACCCCCGCAACTACACCTTCGGTCGGGTGATGTCCTGGGTCGCGCTGGACCGGGCCATCAGGCTGGCCACCCGCACCGGCCGGCCCGGGGACATGACCTGCTGGACCGAGCAGCGCAACCGCATCTACAACCAGGTCATGGAGCGCGGATACAACCGGGGCCGCGGCACCTTCGTGCAGGCGTACGACGAGACAGTGCTGGACGCGGCGCTGCTCGCCATGCCGGCGGTCGGCTTCGTCACGCCGAGCGACCCACTGTGGCAGTCCACCCTGCAGGCGATCGAGCGCGAACTGGTCTCCGACAGCCTGGTCCACCGGTACGACCCGGTCCACTCCCCCGACGGTCTCCCCGGCCACGAGGGCACCTTCAACATGTGCACCTTCTGGTACGTCGAGGCGCTGGCCCGTTCCGGTCGCCTCGACGACGCCCGACTCACGTTCGAGAAGATGTTCACCTTCAGCAACCACCTCGGCCTCTACGCCGAGGAGATCGCCGCGACCGGGGAGCAGATCGGCAACTATCCCCAGGCGTTCAGCCACCTCTCTCTGATCAACTCCGCGCTGACGCTCAACGACCTGCTCGACACCGAGGCCGACGCCCGCCGCCGCCGGTAG
- a CDS encoding LacI family DNA-binding transcriptional regulator, which produces MVFQQRVKMSDVARTAGVSVATVSKVVNGRYGVAQATVERVQQVIHELGYEASLGAQSLRSHRTNVLGILVAEFEPFSTELLKGASQEVAGSGYQLLAYSSGDGEGAAVGWERRSLARLSGTLIDGAVIVTPTVVETEHSFHVVAVDPHTGPSDLPTVDSDNFAGAVLATNYLLSLGHTRIGHISGRTDLKSAQLREAGFRSAMAEAGVPVDERLVRVGGFRIESAAGTAAELLALTDRPSAIFAGNDLSAISTMNVARDMGLSVPDDLSVIGFDNVPESALVNPPLTTIMQPLQRMGAEALRLLVDLIAGVERDTHIRLPTELVIRSSCRPLH; this is translated from the coding sequence GTGGTGTTTCAGCAGCGCGTCAAGATGTCGGATGTGGCACGTACTGCCGGCGTCTCGGTCGCGACCGTGTCCAAGGTTGTCAACGGCCGCTACGGCGTGGCCCAGGCGACCGTGGAGCGCGTCCAGCAGGTCATCCACGAGCTCGGCTACGAGGCGAGCCTGGGGGCGCAGAGCCTGCGCAGCCACCGCACCAACGTGCTCGGCATCCTGGTCGCCGAGTTCGAGCCGTTCTCGACCGAACTGCTCAAGGGGGCGTCGCAGGAGGTCGCCGGCAGTGGTTACCAGCTGTTGGCCTACTCCAGCGGTGACGGCGAAGGTGCCGCCGTGGGGTGGGAGCGGCGCTCACTCGCCCGGCTCTCCGGCACTCTCATCGACGGTGCCGTGATCGTCACGCCGACAGTGGTCGAGACCGAACACAGCTTCCACGTGGTGGCCGTGGACCCGCACACCGGGCCGTCCGACCTGCCCACTGTCGATTCGGACAACTTCGCCGGCGCCGTGCTGGCGACAAACTACCTACTGTCCCTCGGCCACACGCGGATCGGGCACATCAGTGGACGCACCGATCTGAAGTCGGCGCAGCTGCGCGAGGCCGGCTTCCGCAGTGCGATGGCCGAAGCCGGCGTGCCGGTGGACGAGCGGCTCGTCCGCGTCGGCGGTTTCCGGATCGAGAGCGCCGCCGGCACGGCCGCGGAGCTTCTCGCCCTCACCGACCGGCCGAGCGCGATCTTCGCGGGTAACGACCTCTCCGCGATCTCCACGATGAACGTGGCCCGCGACATGGGCCTCTCGGTGCCCGACGACCTGTCGGTGATCGGCTTCGACAACGTACCGGAGTCGGCGCTGGTCAACCCGCCGCTGACGACCATCATGCAGCCGCTACAGCGGATGGGCGCCGAAGCGTTGCGCCTGCTGGTCGACCTGATCGCCGGCGTCGAACGCGACACCCACATCCGGCTCCCCACCGAGCTGGTCATCCGTTCCTCCTGCCGCCCGCTGCACTGA
- a CDS encoding extracellular solute-binding protein, protein MTSVLVVAGCSGGGEEAAPQGELYKDPVTLTWWHNASQDGPGKTYWEKVAKDFSALHPTVKIEIEAIETNQLQRTRLPAALLSSDPPDIFQAWGGGEMTEQVEADYLKDITDQAKTEVGNIGSAAEIWQVKGKQYGLPFRMGIEGVWYNKEMFARAGIAAPPTTFEELNAAVTKLKAINVIPIAVGAGDKWPAAHWWYNMALRACSVDTLKKASAEKNFDDPCFVKAGQDLKAFIDTKPFQPNFIATPGQNDPTSANGMLANGKAAMELMGDWNRGTLDTVATDKTKLASFLGWFPVPAISGSPGDPKAALGGGDGFSCAKNAPAECVEFLKYIVSPEVQKGYADTGTGLPVVKGAADAVKDPALKSILEATSGASYVQLWLDTAYGSTVGTAMNDAIVAIFAGNGTPEKVVSAMKAAASK, encoded by the coding sequence ATGACAAGTGTTCTCGTGGTCGCCGGGTGTAGCGGCGGCGGCGAAGAGGCGGCCCCTCAAGGCGAGCTGTACAAGGACCCGGTGACCCTGACCTGGTGGCACAACGCCTCACAGGACGGGCCCGGCAAGACCTACTGGGAGAAGGTCGCCAAGGACTTCTCCGCACTCCACCCCACCGTCAAGATCGAGATCGAGGCGATCGAGACGAACCAACTCCAGCGCACCCGGCTCCCTGCCGCGCTGCTGAGCAGCGACCCGCCGGACATCTTCCAGGCCTGGGGCGGCGGCGAGATGACCGAGCAGGTCGAGGCCGACTACCTCAAGGACATCACCGACCAGGCCAAGACCGAGGTCGGCAACATCGGCAGCGCCGCGGAGATCTGGCAGGTCAAGGGCAAGCAGTACGGCCTACCGTTCCGGATGGGCATCGAGGGCGTCTGGTACAACAAGGAGATGTTCGCCAGGGCGGGCATCGCGGCGCCGCCGACCACCTTCGAGGAGCTCAACGCCGCGGTCACCAAGCTCAAGGCGATCAACGTCATTCCGATCGCCGTGGGTGCCGGTGACAAGTGGCCGGCCGCGCACTGGTGGTACAACATGGCGCTGCGCGCCTGCTCTGTCGACACCCTCAAGAAGGCATCGGCGGAGAAGAACTTCGACGACCCGTGCTTCGTGAAGGCCGGCCAGGACCTGAAGGCCTTCATCGACACCAAGCCGTTCCAGCCGAACTTCATCGCCACCCCGGGCCAGAACGATCCGACCAGCGCCAACGGCATGCTCGCCAACGGCAAGGCCGCGATGGAGCTCATGGGTGACTGGAACCGCGGCACGCTGGACACCGTGGCCACGGACAAGACGAAGCTCGCCTCGTTCCTCGGCTGGTTCCCGGTGCCGGCGATCTCCGGTTCCCCGGGTGACCCGAAGGCGGCCCTCGGCGGTGGCGACGGGTTCTCCTGTGCCAAGAACGCCCCGGCCGAGTGCGTCGAGTTCCTCAAGTACATCGTGAGCCCCGAGGTGCAGAAGGGCTACGCCGATACCGGCACCGGTCTTCCCGTCGTCAAGGGTGCGGCGGACGCCGTGAAGGACCCCGCGCTGAAGTCCATCCTGGAGGCCACCTCCGGGGCGAGCTACGTCCAGCTCTGGCTGGACACGGCCTACGGCAGCACCGTCGGCACCGCGATGAACGACGCGATCGTCGCCATCTTCGCCGGCAACGGGACGCCTGAGAAGGTCGTCTCGGCGATGAAGGCGGCCGCAAGCAAGTGA
- a CDS encoding carbohydrate ABC transporter permease has product MTSANQIRMPAGGASASPAGPREAGRDSARRADNRRKWYEIIGLTTPAVVIYVMFVLVPMGFAVYYSLFRWRGVGPPTEFVGLRNYTLAFQDPIFLDALRNNAIIVFGSLLIQGPIALGVALLLNRRFRGRAVFRLLVFVPYVLAEVTVGIMWKLLLTGDGTVDALLRSLGMGGLVQAWLADLDVVIWTLLAVLTWKYVGFAIILLLAGLSNVPDELTEAAAIDGASWWQIQRHVTIPLLGPTIRIWMFLSMIGSLQIFDMIWVTSVPAVRSLGASATMATYMVDNGFFARLWGYGNAVAVILFVISFVAALLFQRFLLRRDIEGAITGRAK; this is encoded by the coding sequence GTGACCTCCGCCAACCAGATCCGTATGCCCGCCGGCGGCGCTTCCGCGTCGCCGGCGGGCCCCCGCGAGGCCGGGCGCGACTCCGCCCGCCGTGCCGACAACCGCCGCAAGTGGTACGAGATCATCGGGCTCACCACGCCGGCCGTCGTCATCTACGTGATGTTCGTGCTGGTGCCAATGGGCTTCGCGGTCTACTACAGCCTGTTCCGGTGGCGCGGTGTCGGGCCTCCCACCGAGTTCGTGGGCCTGCGCAACTACACCCTCGCCTTCCAGGACCCGATCTTCCTCGACGCGTTGCGCAACAACGCCATCATCGTGTTCGGGTCGCTGCTGATCCAGGGCCCGATCGCCCTGGGCGTCGCCCTGCTGCTCAACCGTCGCTTCCGTGGGCGGGCCGTGTTCCGCCTGCTGGTGTTCGTGCCGTACGTGCTGGCCGAGGTCACCGTCGGCATCATGTGGAAGCTGCTGCTGACCGGCGACGGCACCGTCGACGCGCTGCTGCGGTCCCTGGGAATGGGCGGCCTTGTGCAGGCCTGGCTGGCGGACCTGGATGTGGTCATCTGGACCCTGCTTGCCGTCCTCACCTGGAAGTATGTCGGCTTCGCCATCATCCTGCTCCTCGCCGGACTGTCCAATGTGCCCGACGAGCTGACCGAGGCCGCCGCCATCGACGGCGCGAGCTGGTGGCAGATCCAGCGGCACGTCACGATCCCGCTGCTCGGCCCGACGATCCGGATCTGGATGTTCCTGTCCATGATCGGCTCACTGCAGATCTTCGACATGATCTGGGTGACCTCGGTGCCCGCGGTGCGGTCCCTCGGCGCATCGGCCACCATGGCGACGTACATGGTGGACAACGGGTTCTTCGCCCGGCTCTGGGGCTACGGCAACGCCGTGGCGGTAATCCTGTTCGTCATCTCGTTCGTGGCGGCGCTGCTGTTCCAGCGGTTCCTGCTCCGCCGCGACATCGAGGGCGCCATCACCGGAAGGGCGAAGTGA
- a CDS encoding carbohydrate ABC transporter permease, whose translation MTMAVNSVLPPSTGRRQVSWGTPLTYALALAIAAVSIAPVIYVVIGGFRTTPQIVADPAGLPDPFVWDNYARVLTQSNFWQQAFNSAVIALGTTLAVVVLGMAAAFVLARYSFRGREGLYTFFTLGLLFPAGAAILPLYLMLRDLNLVNSYYAVILPQVAFSLPLTIVILRPFLSAIPRELEDAASIDGASRLGFLWRIAMPLSRPALVTVGVLAFVASWNSFLLPLLVLSDVNLHTLPLGVQNFSSQYTTDTAGVLAFTSLAMLPALLFFTLAEKQIVGGLQGAVKG comes from the coding sequence GTGACGATGGCCGTGAACTCGGTTCTCCCCCCGTCCACCGGACGCCGCCAGGTCTCCTGGGGCACGCCGCTCACCTACGCGCTCGCCCTCGCGATCGCGGCAGTGTCGATCGCCCCGGTCATCTACGTGGTCATCGGCGGTTTCCGCACCACCCCGCAGATCGTCGCGGACCCGGCCGGCCTACCCGACCCGTTCGTCTGGGACAACTACGCCAGGGTGCTGACCCAGAGCAACTTCTGGCAACAGGCGTTCAACAGCGCGGTCATCGCCCTGGGCACCACGCTGGCAGTGGTCGTCCTCGGGATGGCCGCCGCGTTCGTGCTCGCCCGCTACAGCTTCCGCGGGCGGGAAGGGCTCTACACCTTCTTCACCCTCGGCCTGCTGTTTCCGGCCGGTGCGGCGATCCTGCCGCTCTACCTCATGCTGCGTGACCTGAACCTGGTCAACTCCTACTACGCGGTGATCCTGCCGCAGGTCGCCTTCTCACTGCCACTGACGATCGTGATCCTGCGTCCCTTCCTCTCGGCGATCCCGAGAGAGTTGGAGGACGCCGCCTCGATCGACGGTGCGAGTCGGCTCGGTTTCCTCTGGCGCATCGCGATGCCGCTGTCGCGGCCCGCGCTCGTCACCGTTGGCGTCCTGGCATTCGTGGCGAGCTGGAACTCGTTCCTGCTGCCGCTGCTCGTGCTCAGCGACGTCAACCTGCACACCCTGCCGCTGGGCGTGCAGAACTTCTCCAGCCAGTACACGACCGACACGGCAGGCGTACTCGCCTTCACCTCGCTGGCGATGCTGCCGGCACTGCTCTTCTTCACACTCGCGGAGAAGCAGATCGTCGGTGGTCTGCAGGGCGCGGTAAAGGGCTGA
- a CDS encoding glycoside hydrolase family 3 N-terminal domain-containing protein: MTQVHTVVGGPAPAQSGPEHGRQDGHDGEARLRDLLGRMTIEEKIAQLVGFWEKEDGEAVAPMQGEFGGNAKLEEFSRHGLGHLTRTYGTRPVDAAEHAAWLWKFQRDLVTGTRLGIPAIVHEECLTGLSAWKAATFPTPLAWGAAFDPELVTEMAAAIGASMRALGIHQGLSPVLDVIRDPRWGRVDECIAEDPYLVGTIGTSYVRGLQSQGVHATLKHFAGYSASRAGRNFGPVHIGRRELADVLLPPFEMAIIDGDARSVMHSYAEIDGMPVAADPTMLTGVLRDQWGFDGTVVADYYGVAFLNLLHHVASDHSEAAGQALTAGLDVELPTGDAYLTLGESVRTGTLDEALIDRAVLRVLRQKLDLGLLDATFSDEPPPAIDLDSPEHRSIARRLAEESVVLVANRDVLPLPAGRRVALIGPNADRQSALFGCYSFLNHVLVQHPGVETGIEVSTVLDAVRAEFGGELVTWARGCDVDTDDRSGFDEAVTTASDADVAVLVVGDHAGLFGRGTVGEGCDRDDLELPGVQRELVESVLATGTPVVLVLLTGRPYALGWALSRCAAVVQAFFPGEEGAGAIAGVLSGRVNPSGRLPVTLPGSAGAQPYSYLHPTLGAGNAGTNLLATPVAPFGHGLSYTTFAYGDLTVPSTVPTDGSVGVTVRVTNTGTVAGDDVVQLYGRDLVASVTRPVAQLLGYRRVHLEPGQSVTVELTVPTTRLAFSDRTFTRVVEPGDVELWVGTSVRRDTQAVTTLVGDTVPVTNASPRWTTTDVR, from the coding sequence ATGACTCAGGTCCACACGGTAGTGGGCGGGCCGGCGCCGGCTCAGTCAGGTCCGGAGCACGGCCGGCAGGACGGGCACGACGGCGAGGCCCGCCTGCGCGATCTCCTCGGCCGAATGACGATCGAGGAGAAGATCGCCCAGCTCGTCGGCTTCTGGGAGAAAGAAGACGGCGAGGCGGTGGCACCGATGCAGGGAGAGTTCGGCGGGAACGCCAAGCTCGAGGAGTTCTCCCGGCACGGGCTCGGTCACCTCACCCGCACCTACGGCACCCGCCCCGTGGACGCGGCCGAACACGCGGCCTGGTTGTGGAAGTTCCAGCGCGACCTGGTCACCGGGACGCGGCTCGGCATCCCGGCGATCGTCCACGAGGAGTGCCTCACCGGGCTCTCGGCGTGGAAGGCCGCCACCTTCCCCACCCCGCTGGCCTGGGGCGCCGCGTTCGACCCCGAACTGGTCACCGAGATGGCCGCGGCGATCGGCGCCTCGATGCGGGCCCTGGGCATCCACCAGGGGCTCTCTCCGGTGCTCGACGTGATCCGTGACCCCCGCTGGGGCCGGGTGGACGAGTGCATCGCCGAAGACCCGTACCTGGTCGGCACCATCGGCACGTCGTACGTGCGCGGCCTCCAGTCGCAGGGGGTGCACGCCACCCTCAAGCACTTCGCCGGTTACTCCGCCTCACGCGCCGGGCGCAACTTCGGACCGGTGCACATCGGTCGCCGTGAACTGGCCGACGTACTGCTCCCCCCGTTCGAGATGGCGATCATCGACGGTGACGCCCGCAGTGTCATGCACTCGTACGCCGAGATCGACGGGATGCCCGTCGCCGCCGACCCGACCATGCTGACCGGCGTCCTGCGGGACCAGTGGGGCTTCGACGGCACTGTGGTGGCCGACTACTACGGGGTGGCGTTCCTGAACCTGTTGCACCACGTGGCGAGCGATCACTCGGAGGCGGCCGGGCAGGCGCTGACTGCCGGCCTCGACGTCGAACTGCCGACCGGCGACGCCTACCTGACCCTGGGGGAGTCGGTGCGGACGGGCACGCTCGACGAGGCGCTCATCGACCGCGCGGTGCTGCGGGTACTGCGCCAGAAGCTGGACCTGGGTCTGCTCGACGCGACCTTCAGCGACGAGCCGCCCCCGGCGATCGACCTCGACTCGCCGGAGCACCGGTCGATCGCCCGCCGGCTCGCCGAGGAATCGGTCGTGCTGGTCGCCAACCGGGATGTGCTGCCGCTGCCGGCGGGGCGACGGGTGGCCCTCATCGGCCCGAACGCCGACCGGCAGAGTGCGCTCTTCGGGTGCTACTCGTTCCTCAACCACGTCCTCGTCCAGCATCCCGGCGTGGAGACCGGCATCGAGGTGTCGACAGTGCTCGACGCCGTGCGGGCCGAGTTCGGCGGCGAGCTCGTCACCTGGGCACGCGGCTGCGACGTGGACACCGACGACCGGTCCGGCTTCGACGAGGCCGTCACCACGGCCTCCGACGCGGACGTCGCCGTCCTGGTCGTCGGCGACCACGCCGGCCTCTTCGGGCGCGGCACCGTCGGCGAAGGCTGCGACCGGGACGACCTGGAACTGCCCGGCGTCCAGCGTGAACTGGTCGAGTCGGTGCTGGCGACCGGCACACCTGTCGTCCTCGTGTTGCTCACCGGCCGGCCGTACGCCCTTGGTTGGGCGCTCTCACGCTGCGCGGCGGTGGTGCAGGCGTTCTTCCCGGGTGAGGAGGGCGCCGGGGCGATCGCGGGAGTGCTCTCCGGGCGGGTCAACCCGTCGGGCCGGCTGCCGGTCACCCTGCCCGGGTCGGCCGGCGCGCAGCCGTACTCCTACCTGCACCCCACCCTCGGCGCGGGGAACGCGGGGACGAACCTGCTGGCGACGCCGGTGGCGCCGTTCGGCCACGGCCTGTCCTACACGACGTTCGCGTACGGCGATCTCACCGTGCCCAGCACGGTGCCTACCGACGGGTCGGTAGGGGTGACCGTGCGGGTGACGAACACCGGTACGGTCGCCGGCGACGACGTGGTCCAGCTCTACGGTCGCGACCTGGTCGCATCGGTGACCCGGCCGGTCGCTCAGCTGCTCGGCTACCGGCGGGTCCACCTGGAACCGGGCCAGTCCGTCACTGTCGAGCTGACGGTGCCCACCACCCGCCTGGCCTTCTCCGACCGCACGTTCACCCGCGTCGTGGAACCCGGTGACGTCGAACTCTGGGTCGGCACCAGCGTGCGGCGCGACACCCAGGCGGTGACCACGCTTGTCGGTGACACCGTCCCGGTCACCAACGCCTCCCCACGCTGGACCACCACCGACGTCCGCTGA
- a CDS encoding oxygenase MpaB family protein: MRGRYDNLTRTRALHPERDYLDIYQTMLRYEFPWDLKLGLNLAFNRSFSIPAIAAVHTATGELTERTQQRIDDTGLLMYEMVLNGFDQPRGRDALRRVNQLHRPYDISNDDFRYVLGCLVVIPTRWLQEYGWRPPCCHERHATYLFYRELGRRMGITDIPGSYDEFETWFDAHDAVHLQPNDDAAAIERATRTLMLTRIPRMLAPLGNALVSAMYDAPLRRATRVDRPAWPVRAGLHLALKTRSRWQRWFGAPRATALFVDGIKTKSYPDGYEISQLGPRHE, from the coding sequence ATGAGAGGCCGCTACGACAACCTGACCCGTACCCGCGCGCTCCACCCGGAGCGCGACTACCTGGACATCTACCAGACGATGCTGCGCTACGAGTTTCCGTGGGACCTGAAGCTCGGGCTCAACCTCGCCTTCAACAGGTCCTTCTCCATCCCCGCCATCGCCGCCGTGCACACCGCCACGGGCGAGCTGACCGAACGCACCCAGCAGCGGATCGACGACACCGGCCTGCTGATGTACGAGATGGTGCTCAACGGCTTCGACCAGCCTCGGGGCCGCGACGCGTTGCGGCGGGTCAACCAGCTCCACCGTCCGTACGACATCAGCAACGACGACTTCCGCTACGTCCTCGGCTGCCTGGTCGTGATCCCCACCCGGTGGTTGCAGGAGTACGGCTGGCGCCCACCCTGCTGCCACGAACGTCACGCCACGTACCTGTTCTACCGGGAACTCGGCCGACGGATGGGCATCACCGACATTCCCGGGTCGTACGACGAGTTCGAGACCTGGTTCGACGCGCACGACGCGGTTCACCTTCAGCCCAACGACGACGCGGCGGCCATCGAACGCGCCACGCGTACGCTGATGCTCACCCGGATCCCGCGGATGCTCGCGCCCCTGGGAAACGCTCTGGTCAGCGCCATGTACGACGCGCCGCTGCGGCGCGCGACGCGGGTCGACAGGCCGGCCTGGCCGGTCCGAGCCGGGTTGCACCTGGCCTTGAAGACGCGCTCGCGGTGGCAACGGTGGTTCGGAGCGCCACGGGCGACCGCGTTGTTCGTCGACGGGATCAAGACCAAGAGCTACCCCGACGGGTACGAGATCAGCCAGCTCGGCCCACGCCACGAGTAA
- a CDS encoding haloacid dehalogenase-like hydrolase yields the protein MANRHGTGEPGRIIGAGLRMIRTHLAAGDRVIVVTACEHTLARTVLDATGLAGVELVASRIHGPRLIVHNHGATKMVQLAAQGVTPPWPVAYSDSLSDLPILRAAEQPVLVNANPRQAARARRLLGARLTTVTWTGGHGPAEEPDT from the coding sequence ATGGCGAACCGCCACGGCACCGGGGAGCCCGGGCGCATCATCGGGGCCGGTCTGCGGATGATCCGTACCCACCTCGCCGCAGGCGACCGGGTCATCGTGGTGACGGCGTGCGAGCACACCCTGGCGCGTACGGTGCTCGACGCGACAGGTCTCGCCGGGGTCGAGCTCGTGGCCTCGCGCATTCACGGGCCGAGGCTGATCGTGCACAACCACGGGGCGACCAAGATGGTTCAGCTCGCCGCCCAGGGGGTGACTCCACCGTGGCCGGTGGCCTACAGCGACTCGTTGTCGGATCTGCCCATCCTCCGCGCTGCCGAGCAGCCCGTGCTGGTAAACGCGAACCCGCGGCAGGCCGCCAGGGCGCGGCGGTTACTCGGCGCCCGGCTGACCACCGTCACCTGGACGGGTGGGCACGGTCCGGCGGAGGAACCTGACACGTGA
- a CDS encoding SMP-30/gluconolactonase/LRE family protein — MTWRPTIAALAGLCLAVSATTLPAGAAANAEQVSAHAALAGPPGPPPGVCPTGASYGPPLPASTLTAPRIRGGFTFLEGPVWVADGGYLLMSDMAGGTGPYNVQPSTIRRFTPPATFDTFIANAGSNGLALSADAQQLVAATHDQRSVSAYRLSDRARSTVAANYQGRAFNSPNDVAVRSDGVVYFTDPNFQRGNRPDQMSGRTSVFRVSNGQVSLVDDRLRQPNGISLSPDGSALYVGAYSENKIYKYVVQPDGSIGARSVFVNYIGGPDGGTIDCAGNVYWTSGGDSLVHVYSPTGTQLGTIRPGNSGTTNVAFGGPDRQTLYITSGPWGDSGLYSVRLNIPGYPY, encoded by the coding sequence ATGACCTGGCGTCCAACCATTGCCGCACTGGCCGGCCTGTGCCTCGCGGTCAGCGCCACCACACTGCCCGCCGGTGCTGCCGCCAACGCCGAGCAGGTCAGCGCTCACGCCGCGCTCGCCGGTCCGCCCGGCCCACCGCCCGGGGTCTGCCCGACGGGGGCCAGTTACGGCCCACCGCTGCCGGCCAGCACCCTGACGGCCCCACGGATCCGGGGCGGATTCACGTTCCTCGAAGGGCCGGTCTGGGTCGCCGACGGTGGCTACCTGCTGATGTCCGACATGGCCGGCGGCACCGGGCCGTACAACGTCCAGCCGTCGACGATCCGCCGGTTCACCCCGCCGGCGACCTTCGACACGTTCATCGCCAACGCCGGCAGCAACGGCCTGGCGCTCAGCGCCGACGCCCAGCAGCTCGTCGCGGCCACCCACGACCAGCGGAGCGTGTCCGCGTACCGCCTGAGCGACCGGGCCCGCAGCACCGTCGCGGCCAACTACCAGGGCCGGGCGTTCAATTCGCCGAACGATGTCGCGGTCCGCTCCGACGGCGTCGTCTACTTCACCGACCCCAACTTCCAGCGCGGCAACCGCCCGGACCAGATGAGCGGGCGTACCAGCGTCTTCCGCGTCTCCAACGGTCAGGTGTCGCTTGTCGACGACCGGTTGCGCCAACCCAACGGCATCTCGCTCTCCCCGGACGGGTCCGCGCTGTACGTGGGCGCCTACTCCGAGAACAAGATCTACAAGTACGTGGTCCAGCCCGACGGCAGCATCGGCGCCCGCAGCGTCTTCGTGAACTACATCGGCGGTCCGGACGGCGGCACGATCGACTGCGCCGGCAACGTGTACTGGACCTCGGGCGGGGACTCCCTGGTCCACGTCTACTCCCCCACGGGCACCCAGCTCGGCACGATCCGGCCCGGCAACTCCGGCACCACGAACGTGGCGTTCGGCGGCCCGGACCGGCAGACCCTCTACATCACGTCGGGTCCGTGGGGCGACTCCGGGCTGTACAGCGTGCGGCTCAACATCCCCGGATACCCGTACTGA